A window of Daucus carota subsp. sativus chromosome 2, DH1 v3.0, whole genome shotgun sequence genomic DNA:
CCAAACTTATTTGGTATATCGTGCTCACTTAGAAATTTTAATCtcggtaaataaataaatttaataaatgaataaaattgatCGGTCCAAATTTTACTTGTGGTATCTCTTTATGGATATATATTGTTTATTACTCCCCCGAAGTGTGCATAATTAGATAATGTGTTGATATTGGTCAATGTGTTCCATCTGTGTTGATATTAGTAGGATATAGAGTGGTTAGATAGTTTGTTGCGTTGGCTTGATTAGGTGTATTTCAATGACTAGGtatttatattatcaatttGGGCAAGACATGGGAGAAGCTTCAGATGGCAGCTAGAGTCATTGTTGCCATCGAGAATCCCCAGGACATTATTGTCCAGTCTGCCAGGCCTTATGGTCAGAGAGCGGTGTTGAAGTTCGCGCAGTACACGGGTGCCAATGCTATTGCTGGGCGTCACACTCCTGGTACTTTTACTAATCAGTTGCAGACGTCGTTTAGTGAGCCCCGTCTCCTCATTTTGACCGATCCAAGAACTGATCACCAGGTTAGCATTTTATTGTTGagcttgctttttattttgcctaaggattttattttggctatatatatgttgtacaaatttttattgtatttacTTGATTGCTCTTTTAGATTTATTTGCCTATTTTGTTTTCTAATGATGTTAAACTGCCTGCAGCCCATCAAAGAAGCCGCGCTTGGAAATATTCCTACAATTGCCTTCTGTGACACTGATTCACCTATGCGATATGTAGACATTGGTATCCCTGCAAATAACAAAGGAAAGCACAGCATTGGGTGCCTCTTCTGGATACTAGCAAGGATGGTCTTACAGATGCGCGGTGTCATCAATCAAGGACCCAAATGGGAGGTTATGGTAAGGacagaatatttttttagtttgcgCTTATTGATAGCATAGATTGTATTTAGTTTGCAAAAGATCTGTAGATCTTAGCCTTTTTTAGTGAAGGTTAACTTGAACCATCTATCTTGCAGGTTGACTTGTTTTTCTACAGAGAGCCTGAAGaggcaaaggaagaagaagaggaagcgGCATTAGCTGATTATGCAGATTACTCCGCTCCTGCTCTTGGCGGAACTGATCAGTGGAGCAGCCAAATTCCTGATGCTCAGTGGAACAATGAAGGGGTTCAAGCTGCTATTCCTGCTGTTCCTGGAGCTACTGGCTGGACTGCTGATGCTGgtgagaattttaaaatttaataatattaattctcaaTGGTTAATAGTTTTATTTTACAGGATAAATAGTCGCGTAATCGTATGCAACAACTACCAaacttacaaaatatatatttgtttttttaagccTTTGTATATGCGAGTGCTTTAAAAAGCAGTCAACTCGTGTGAGAAATTGGCTGACTACTCAGATAGGTCCTTGAGTTGATTTCATACTACTCGGGTTGCATCCTGGTTTTGACCAATATCAGGTCAAAATCGGTGAAAATTGGTCAAAAtggataatattttgaataagatTTGTctatataaattgataaatccagaattCTTATATAAGAtgtattaaatagaataaactcTAACATCATGTTTTGCATaatttattagacattagataataatatatacatgtttaataatgaatatataaaattaaaattttactatatCCAATTTTTGACCCCGGGTACTCATCCGAGTTGGTTAGAGTTTCGATGTTTACAACACTGGTATCTATATATATCTTGGAATGTCCAATTTTTCATTGGTCTTGTGGGTTGGCTTATATTTGCAGTGCCAGCCGCCGATGGATGGGATGTTGCACCTGAGCCTACAATGGCTGCCGCACCTGGACTGGATATCACTCAACCAGGTGTTGTTGCTCCAACTTGGGAATAAGCATAGTTGAAAGTTtggatttttgttgtttttactTTAAAAGTTTTCCTGCCAATCAGTGTTGATGGTGAATGTTGTTTCTGAACAACTTCAGAGATATTGTAGCTTAATAGAGGATTTTTGACAGCAATGATGCGGTATTGAATCAGTCCTATTCTATTTTTTCAATGTTCAGAACTTGTTTTTTGTAATCTTTTTATATTGCGTTCTATATTGTGttagaaattgaaaataaaataaaaattgtacttgTAAGTATTTTGGTGAAGAATGTTTGGGGTTCCTTGATTCCATTATGTTCAACAATGAATAAATAGGGTCATTCACATGCAGaccttaatttataaaatctgaAATCAGATTTAGTATCAATAACAGTTATTAATCTGTGATATCTGTACAATTCAATTTGCTAGTATAAAAAGGTTCTCTTCCAAGGCACAAGTGCTAATTTTGCATGCAGATTCTGCACAATAATTATTAGCTATCAGCCTCTCATGAAACTGACTTGGGATCAAAATGACAAAGAAATTTGAACTTCTTCACGCTTAATGATAGTAAAACTATCGTTTGTGAACTACAAATAATTATACACGGGgagtaaatataattaaaaaaagcaTGTACACGATCATGAGATCCAGTAATTCTATGGCTAGTATAAAACTTTAAGTCTTTAACATGAATGCCTCGGACAGGCATTATCACTACCTAGCTTGCATTTTGTATTCTATTTGTATGTCCTCTGTCAAATTCTCAGCTTCTTGGTCTTCACATCCTTGGATGATATTACCGCTTAAAAACCTCTTGCAAGAACTTCCTTCAATTGAAGGAACAACATTTCTCCATCATTCTTGCAAAGGAAAAGTCGGCGAGGATGTTTGAACTGCATTCACCATCATGCTCCCTGTCTTTAGTATTCGTCTCCTTTCCCTAAAAGTGTACAAGACAGTGAAATTACACGAGAACAAGATGATATATAAGCCAGAGCAATAGCGTCAACAATATGAAGCTATTGTTATTGATTAACCTCCAGATAAATTCCCGGAGCAATGATTAAGAAAATGAATGTGCTGAGGCTGATGATACTCACCAAGCTTTATTATAGAAAGAGAAGTAAAATTTATGAGCTTCAAAATGAAGTTGTAGATTACACGTATATAGAATATTACAGATGTCTGAGGCACAAATAACTCACCTGCATGCTACATCCAGATTCGCCACCGACATTTAGCTCATTAACCAGATTATCAGATGATAGACCATCATGATTTACAACTGGATATCTGCATATCAAAGATAAGATGAACTTTTTATAGTGTAATTTTCAGCATCCAAGAATTACATAATTGACTTTAAAACAGCCAACTGTTCAACGAATAAACTTCCAGTTTTAACCAAGACATGAAAACTGAAGTAATAAATGGATAGACAATTGATGCTGTTAAACTAATGTGAATTATTGAATTCCAAGTTCCCACCCATGGTTTATTGCTTTCATTCTCATCACCTAACATGATAATGTTATACTTAATAATATTGTACAGAGTTATATCATTGAAGCTCTGCTAACTGTAGTGAGTTCTTTCTGTCAGATATTAACTTCTCAAGGATCAAATGTAGATAAGATACTTGCAGCACAAAACCATATACAATGCATTAGAAACAGCTGGTTATTTTAGTCAAACAGGTAATTATACATGAACACAAGCACAGCAAAACTCTAAAAAATGCAAATGGAAACCCGAGGTGAAGTTACCCGTCATACATTTCTTCCTCGTATAAATTTTCCGACTGGGAGTTCCAATCCAAGTCGATAAAGTTAGAACTGAATAAGTCTTCCTCAGAGTTTTTGGGAAAAAGCTGTCTGTCAGGCAATCCTGGGGTAAATCTGCAACAGAGTGTGCTACTATGAACATAATACTTTTACATATATGAACTATAATACAGTCTTAAACATTATGACTAAGCAATAGTTGCCTAAATGAGAAATaatgtaatataattaatgaatgaatgaaacaaatttttatttcatgcACATTATATTATGTATTTGGCCTGCATGTACAACTCAATGTTGAATTTTAGTTGGTCAATATAGGTCAGGGTGTATGTTACAAAATAATACAATAACACCTATGTGTTAAGTGAGCTAACCTGAAGTAAGATGCCTGAATTTTACAGGTAAAGATATCAGGAGCGGATTCCGAATGACCCTTGTTACTATCTTGCATCTTGTCAGGAAATACTGGCTTGATTTTTTCTTCCTTGCTAACATTTGCATTTTCATTAGGAGATTTAGCTTCACTGAGAACGATCCCATCCGACAATGACCTCAAAATCTCTGACCTGTATATCAAGGAACTAGCCATCCTGAGACGTACAGTTTCCCAACTAGTAGATATGGACTAGGGAGAAACTAAGCAAATGTGTGATTGTCTGGGCAATTCATATGCCAAAGTATATAATAGTCAAACAACAAGTTGAGAATAGTAAAGTTGATTTTTAAGTAGGTAATTGTgaaagttgaattttaattcCTACACTGTGATGGTCTACATCTTTAGAGAATTTGCAAAAGTTTTAATTCTGTCAGCCATCTTCATGATGCACATGTTTGTCTAGATAACAAAGCCTGCctataattttattcttttagaaTGTTTTAAGAGACTAatcataattaagaaaaaatattagtaaCTAAAAAAATTGAACTTCATCGTTCTTGTTTCGTATATGAGATACCTAAATGAATTTTACATAAGGTAACATAACATAAAAAGGGATGAAAACTATACCTTGCATTTTCCTGTAGAAAATAAGGACGGCCGTTTCTAGCATTGGGAGGATGTTGGTCTGAATCCAACACCCATAGTTCTAGATTCCCTTGATGTGGCTTGTAATGGCCAAGAAACCTGCTCACAGAAACTAAGAAGTCAGGAAAATTCCAAAACAATAAACTATTGATACCACGAGTATAGAAGCCACGACTTCCAGCAAAAAGGATGAATCTCGTGAaacaaattttgattaaataaggCAGTTAACCTGGGATTGACTTACACATTAATCGCATCTTGCTTTTCAGCATCCCTGTAAGTATTGCTATAATAACGTTGCAGTATTCTAAATAGTTCTTGTGATTTAGTTGCAGCCTTCCACTGGCCTCTTCTCTGACAGAAAATCTGCTCACACATTCCACATAAAGAGAGTAGTTGATGAGCATTGCATATAGGATGAACATTAACATTATTGATATTATAGACCAAGAATTACAGGAACTAAAACAAACACTTAAAGTTTTTGCTTGTGAATAGCAAAATAAATGAGATCTAAGAACATATCAGTTGGTGTGGTCTCAGCTATTTCTCAGAGTGATTATCAACTCTATCAAACATATCTTACACTTTTATGTAGATTCTAGCATTCTTGTTAATCCAGTAACACATTACAACAAGCTTCCTATGTCTGGAAGTGATAATTAATGGCATGACTGATGACTGATCTGCGAGTCCAATTTCctatcttttattatattaaaggTTTAGAGTATAATGAGGTCTATGCAACCCCTAGATATGAACCCTTCCCGTCACTATATTTACATCAAAATTCAATGAAAACATACTAATCTAAAACACTTCAACAAAAATTGATAACCTTATTGTGGGCTGCAGATCCCCCGTATTGTAACGCAAGCTCGTCCCCCATCATTTCGTACAACCTTAATAATTCATCTGCCAAGGGAGAATCGAGATCTATGCTTGGAGTATCTAAAAGTCTCAAAGTGTTGAGCTGACGAATAAAAGCGACCAAGCCATAGGCAAATTGCGCGACGTTTGTGCGGTCCAAACAGTCTATGCAATTTGTTCTTAGAACTCCGTTCTGAAATGATGCCTTGATAATATTACTCCGCTCTGAATTCCTGCATCGTAGAATAATTAATTGTAACCGAAAAACTTGAGGAGTACAAAGGTAAACTTCCAAAAGCATCATCTTGTTGACCCAAAAGTGAAATTCAATATTTATCTGCTGATTTGGAGGATATATATCAAGATAAAGGACAGGCTTGCAGCAATGGTATACTATTAGTCTTTCTCAAACTCCACAAGAGACAAGACACCAAGTAATAGGCTGCAAAAATATCCTACTGTTCAGCAATATTCTTAATACTAAACAAAACTGAAAAAATTTCAACACAGAGCTACTACTAGTGGCTTATAACTCTCACCAGAGCTATCACAAATTTGCTTTCAAGGATTTAAATTGCACAAGACGTCATGCAGAATGTTGCCTAACAGTGTTCTAACCTTATCTACAGAAAGGACTCTAAAATATATGAGGCATTTTGCAGACATGCACACACATCATCTTACAAGCTAATAAATAAGTGCGGGACACCAAAAAGcttatttcttttatatactTACTCAGAGGAAAACCAGTTGAATATCTCCTTTCTTTTTGAAGATGACTGGGCTTGGCAATAGAAGATCCCAGTTAATTTTAATGCTTGTTCAGCCAACTTAGCTAGTATTAACAGTACGTTCATTGTTTTGCTgcaaaaaaagaatattaagtAAAATTTACATTAACTGCAAACAAAAATTGTACTTTACGAGCTAGAACTACTTATTCTATTTGGCCAGAGGGAGGGGGCAGAATTTCTGGTTTACCTCCTGGAGAAATTGCTTAGATCCCAATGAAGGAACTTTAAGCGGTTTTCTGCACGCAGATCTctatttattatatcaatagcATTGTGGAACTCTGCGCAAAGCACAGATTCTCTAGGTCTCTTTTCTCGAATCTGCTTATCAAAAATCATTATTACAAGCATATGAAAAGGAAAGGCAATCATCAATAGATTGTTTAGAGACAGGCAAAAGTAAATTTTACACACAAGACAAACGAAAAGTTCAAGGAATTAATAAGATAAACACCTTGATCAAATTTAGAATTATGATTGGATTTCCATATCTCTTTGCAAGATTTATGAAGTGGAGTCTAGTAGCTTTATAACCGGGGTCCTTCTTGGACACTGAAATGATAGAAATAAAAGGATAGAAATCATCAGCAAAACATATGGTGACATAACTGACATAAAAAAACTATACAGCCTGCTCAACTTACAAATAATGTCGGGTTTCATATGCCATCTTGAAGTTTCTTGTGACCAGAAAAGCGGTATTGAACCCCTGTTCTGCACGACAGAACTTATCTGAGTACATCCATCAGGGGCATCTGTTATTACAATCTGTTCTGTCTCAACATCATTCGCCACATAGCCTTCTTCAGTCACCCCTCGTTTCAGATATCTGGAATCGAAAAAGAGAAAAtctgttttgctttctttcataaattggaaaataaaatcatttacaGAAAATATTTATGCACCTGATCTTATATATACAACTGCTAGAACTATCTTTCTCATACAAAATAGGACgagttttactttttattttaacattataAAAACACACTGGAATTATGAGAACGAGAAAGAACTAGATTTCTCAAAAAAGGAGCAAATGCACATGCATGAAGCCTTTCTATAATCAGAAAACAACAATTTCTACTTTCCTGTTTTTAGTTGTCAATGGCAAAAGGTCTACAAACCTGGTTCCTGCGTAATGTCGAGATCGTCTTGCTATGAGGATCAAGTTAAAGCACTTTCCTGATATCTGAAGGTTTACCTGAGACTACAACCAATGAGACAAAATACTAGAAAAGAGTATGTAAATGATGCAACAGAATTTTTTCAGGACTTGGGAAACAGTTTAACCTTGCACGAGATACATGGTAATGTCGCAAGAAAAGGGGGAAATACCACGTAGGTTACATGATCactgaaaagtaaataaatatatacaaaaggACATGTACGTGCGGGAGAACCTCAATGGATGAATATTCAGTAAAAAAAAGAAACTCGtcatatgaataatttttttccgGCCCTTACATTATAGGGGCAGTGTATTATTAGATTCAATAAATGAATAAAGTTTACAGTTTGAAGGGTTTTCACTTATTAAGGTTTAACTGTCTCTCACTTCTAGTTACATTCTTCAAACTCTCCATCaatagaaataataaaaacaagatCATATGCAATCGTGGAATAAGGAGGTGATATTACAACTGTAAagcatgtatatataaaaataaacaatgtTAATTTGGGAACTCAAAAAAGATGTTGCTGAATTTTAGGAAAAAATTTGTGCAGTACTAGTAGAGGACATAAATATAGTAGCCATAACAAGAAGTTTTACTGGGCAAAATGACATTTCCAGCATTCTTTCATTCGACCACTGGTATATTTGACAAAAAGAGAGACAAATCAGATCTTGTTCCATGAAAACAACCCATATTTTAGTGATGATAGCATGACACAATATCTCGTCTGAAACTTTCTTAACCTATTGTCTAAGAGTGGTTAGATTCCCCATATATAGCCATAAAACCAAGAATAATCTGATGataatgtacatatatatttttatttattatttacatatgcatcatatgttatatattactaAAAGTAGATACATATCTCAGATCGACATATAATTCCAGCTGTAGAGGTacaaaaatcacaaacatcCATCTAAGCCctaataaattgtatatttaataCCACattccatcatcatcatctcttGTTTCTCCttagtaacatatataatatatcaaactgTCATTCTTCACTTCGTTGCTCAAATTCCTAATAAAACTACACGATGCacaataattgaaataaaaaaaaatactggACACAAATGAAGACAGAAGCACAAAAAAGTTAGTCGCCTCTCCTAGAAATTTTGTACAAAGAGAGATATCATCTACAGATATGCAGGAGTGGGAATTCTCTCCTCTCTGGCATTTAAAGGATACTGAGGAGCAAGAGCTTCACTTGCCGTTCTGATTTTCTGTAAAAACAAATGTGGATGACAGATACAAAATGGTATAATGGAACAGGGCACGATAGGATCATTGTGGCACAACATCCACCTTGCATTAGCAATTATTCGACCTAGAAGCCGACTATTACAACCCTGATCTCCATAGTTACAAATTGATCAAGAGTGGATCCTTTTGTGGAACAAGACATATAGGATGAAAGCATAACAGTACTATTGGAAGTTACCTGTTTAAAGAACCCATACACTAGTGCAACCGTCCAGAGAGTATTCTTAAGATGATTTCGAATACCACGAGTCATAAATTCATTCCATACGAACATTGTTTCATAAAGGAAATGTCCTGCTTCATGGTCCCTCATGTTCTTTTGAAGACTACACATGATATTGTAGGAGTAGCTAAAAAAGAAGTCCCTCGTGAGATCCACAGTGCATAGGAGCTTCAGATATCTATGTCATCAACAAAAACAggaaaaaaaaagtgatttatacAAATTTAGTGATATCCAGATATGTTCTATAGTTATGTGCAAGTGCATTGAGCGCATAAACAACCGTATGAGATCTCTTAACTGAAAGGCTACCAAAGAAGAATattgtatattaaataataagatGGACCACACAAACCCTGATAATATACCTTGTTCTTGTTCAACATAAACAACACCACTGAGTTCGTCCAGTAATTCACAGGATGTTAACAGGCAAGAACCTCTAACAACAATATGACTATCAAAGACATAATGACATTAGTCTCACTACCAGCGAGAATTTTCATATCTACAGTTGCATGTTTGAAAATTTGGATTCGTCCTACGAAATACAAGGTATTTACAGTATGAGCATGTGGTCACTCTGAAGTCTGAAGTCCAAAAGTTCTGGGTGGATACcagcaaaataaaaataagctaACAAGATGTAGAGttgaattaataaaaaagaaaattgaaaaataaacatATGGATGAAAGTTTTAACTAAGTTACAGGACTAGAATGTAACATTTTCAGCCTCCTTAAAGAGTAACGATGACATATTACATTTACATGAAGATTTGACGTAAGACCTGTTCTCATTCTTAGAATAAGCCATATTTGAGAGCACAGTTGAATTGGGAATTGAAAACAAGTCGGTCCCAGTTATGGAATAGATAGCATGTCCACAAATTACACCAATCTTCTCCCTCTTTGTGACAAGAAGCATGTAATAAGGTCCTAGAAACTTTATAAACCCTGAAATCAATGACGAGACTGTGAGTCCTGCGTCAAAGAAGAATAGatttaagaaaaacaaaatggtAACACTTTGTTAGAAGTTAATGACATACCAACAATACCATAACAAGTTGTCACAAACTTAAGCCCACCAGTAGACATATTTCCATCATCTATCCTCTTTAGCAATTCTTTGCAGTCAACTTCTGAATACGTTGTAGAGTCTTCAGTAATATCAAGCTCAAAAGGCTCTAATCTGCTAATCTTTAAGACTCTACGAACTGCTCCACTCTTGTCTTGTCCAATCATGTAAAAGTACTGTTTCAAAGCACATCTTATTTTTTGAGGTATATGATGAGACCAAAAGAGATGACCATCAAAATGAACAACATGGAAGTATCGCTACATTAAAAATCTGGTAAGAGATTGACTAGTTATTTTAGACCAGTTCTCTTCCATCcagtttaaaatctaaattttggACCTaatcattcatatatatatatatatgacgaTATGTTCATGACAAATAACATGTTCCGACAACATAGTTACACGTATGACAAAGATAGGGAGAGAGACTGGAATGCCAAATAAAATTGACGTGCGAATAAATAGCCAAGAGCATCGAGTGTTGCCAAAGAAAATGCACAGTTGGATACAAGATTATAATAAAGTAACTTCTGCATGCAAACAGGGAACGCAACAACCAATTgaatatgcaaaaaaaaaaaaaaaacctaagtTTTAAAAGGCGATACACGTATCAAGAATACTAAATATTCTTGTGATGTTTCCCGGAAGGTTCCAAGATAAAGTTTTTACTCGGACCACAAAAAACATTGATGACGCAAAGATGAATATCTTTAGTTAGTGGGCACGTACACAAGTCAAACACTTGTGTCCTACAACTCGACAAAATTATCTACAATTATTTCATCATCCAGAAAACCAATGCAAAAGGAATATCAAACCCTAGATAGAAAAACAAACATACATGTCAACATATAAACTTAATCACAATACATTAAAAACAATGCAATGAAACAAGCAACTAATATGACTGTAATCTAACAATGTAACTAGCAAACAAGCTAATACGACTGAAATCTAACAATGTAACTGGCAAACAAGCTACAAATGCCGATATATACCGAGTGAGTTCTGTAAAGGTTGAATTTCTTCAAATAAACAGGTCTCTCACTAGGCTTTGCAATATCCTCAACCTCCTCTATCTCCGACGCCATTTTGTGATCCCGAGGCTCGTACTCAGCAAGTCTGACAGCTAACAAagaaaagagtaaaacaagctGTCAAAAACACGCAGAGCAAGCCCAAACCAAATATGCTGCAATCAATCATAACACATCACCAGCAAACAAGTCCTTCATTCAGAACTCAACCACATCAATATTCAATAGCAAAATTGATTTAAGAAACTACACAATGAGATTAAACAGGAACTTAAAATAAAAGCTAATAAATCAAAAACAAGTAACATCAAGACCATTTTGGTAACAAATGATACGATTTCAAGTAAAAACAATAAATTGTACTATTACATAGCATAAAAAAACAGCATTAAGTGAAAAGTATAGTGCATGTACATACAGAGAGATTGATTCGAGTTGGAGAATCGTGAATTGCTCGTTGCGAATGAGAAAATGATCGAGATTTCAGAGTGTTTGAAGCGAGAGGAGAGCACACAACTCACGATAGTCGACAGCCTCCACGGGAAATAAGCGAGAGAGAATTATTACAAATCCCTATTTATATTTCTTGGCCTATGACCCGAGTCAAGCTTGCCTTTATTTTGATTGTGATTTGTTTAGATGTTAATTTCACTTAATGATTCCCGATATTTAATTTGAGTTAATAATGGTGTTGTAGTTTTAGAGAGAATCGCAAATTGATTT
This region includes:
- the LOC108205752 gene encoding small ribosomal subunit protein uS2 — its product is MASGGVARELTSKEADIQKMLAAEVHLGTKNCDFQMERYVFKRRNDGIYIINLGKTWEKLQMAARVIVAIENPQDIIVQSARPYGQRAVLKFAQYTGANAIAGRHTPGTFTNQLQTSFSEPRLLILTDPRTDHQPIKEAALGNIPTIAFCDTDSPMRYVDIGIPANNKGKHSIGCLFWILARMVLQMRGVINQGPKWEVMVDLFFYREPEEAKEEEEEAALADYADYSAPALGGTDQWSSQIPDAQWNNEGVQAAIPAVPGATGWTADAVPAADGWDVAPEPTMAAAPGLDITQPGVVAPTWE
- the LOC108208328 gene encoding phosphoinositide phosphatase SAC2, giving the protein MIGQDKSGAVRRVLKISRLEPFELDITEDSTTYSEVDCKELLKRIDDGNMSTGGLKFVTTCYGIVGFIKFLGPYYMLLVTKREKIGVICGHAIYSITGTDLFSIPNSTVLSNMAYSKNENRYLKLLCTVDLTRDFFFSYSYNIMCSLQKNMRDHEAGHFLYETMFVWNEFMTRGIRNHLKNTLWTVALVYGFFKQVNLQISGKCFNLILIARRSRHYAGTRYLKRGVTEEGYVANDVETEQIVITDAPDGCTQISSVVQNRGSIPLFWSQETSRWHMKPDIILSKKDPGYKATRLHFINLAKRYGNPIIILNLIKIREKRPRESVLCAEFHNAIDIINRDLRAENRLKFLHWDLSNFSRSKTMNVLLILAKLAEQALKLTGIFYCQAQSSSKRKEIFNWFSSENSERSNIIKASFQNGVLRTNCIDCLDRTNVAQFAYGLVAFIRQLNTLRLLDTPSIDLDSPLADELLRLYEMMGDELALQYGGSAAHNKIFCQRRGQWKAATKSQELFRILQRYYSNTYRDAEKQDAINVFLGHYKPHQGNLELWVLDSDQHPPNARNGRPYFLQENARSEILRSLSDGIVLSEAKSPNENANVSKEEKIKPVFPDKMQDSNKGHSESAPDIFTCKIQASYFRFTPGLPDRQLFPKNSEEDLFSSNFIDLDWNSQSENLYEEEMYDGYPVVNHDGLSSDNLVNELNVGGESGCSMQGKETNTKDREHDGECSSNILADFSFARMMEKCCSFN